A genomic segment from Streptomyces sp. NBC_00459 encodes:
- a CDS encoding UDP-glucose dehydrogenase family protein, with product MALKITVIGTGYLGATHAAAMAELGFEVLALDVVEEKIDLLRRGQAPMYEPGLDDLLRRHVAGIEGSTGRLSFTMDWAEVAAFGDIHFVCVNTPQKHGEYASDMSYVDSAIESLAPHLTAPTLVVGKSTVPVGSADRLARTIAGLAPAGADAELAWNPEFLREGFAVQDTLHPDRLVVGVRSERAEKLLREVYATPIGEGTPFVVTDFPTAELVKTSANSFLATKISFINAMAEVCEAADGDVAKLAEAIGYDDRIGKKFLRAGIGFGGGCLPKDIRAFMARAGELGADQALTFLREIDSINMRQRGQMVELARQALGGGPFLGKRVAVLGATFKPDSDDVRDSPALNVAGQIHLQGGQVTVYDPKGMDNARRLFPTLAYADTALEAVRGADAVLHLTEWREFRELDPAVLGEAVAHRLVLDGRNALDPAVWRKAGWTYRAMGRPTA from the coding sequence ATGGCTCTCAAGATCACCGTGATCGGCACCGGATACCTCGGAGCCACCCACGCCGCCGCCATGGCCGAGCTCGGATTCGAGGTGCTGGCGCTGGACGTGGTCGAGGAGAAGATCGACCTGCTGCGGCGCGGGCAGGCCCCCATGTACGAGCCCGGGCTCGACGACCTGCTGCGCAGGCATGTCGCGGGGATCGAGGGGTCCACCGGACGGCTGAGCTTCACCATGGACTGGGCCGAGGTCGCCGCCTTCGGGGACATCCACTTCGTCTGTGTGAACACCCCGCAGAAGCACGGCGAGTACGCCTCCGACATGTCGTACGTCGACTCCGCGATCGAGTCCCTCGCCCCGCACCTCACCGCCCCCACCCTCGTCGTCGGCAAGTCGACCGTGCCCGTCGGCTCGGCGGACCGGCTCGCCCGGACGATCGCCGGACTGGCGCCCGCCGGCGCGGACGCCGAGCTGGCCTGGAACCCGGAGTTCCTGCGCGAGGGCTTCGCCGTCCAGGACACCCTGCACCCCGACCGGCTCGTGGTGGGCGTACGGAGCGAGCGGGCCGAGAAGCTGCTGCGCGAGGTGTACGCCACGCCGATCGGGGAGGGGACGCCGTTCGTCGTCACGGACTTCCCGACCGCCGAGCTGGTGAAGACGTCGGCGAACTCCTTCCTGGCCACCAAGATCTCGTTCATCAACGCGATGGCGGAGGTCTGCGAGGCCGCCGACGGGGATGTGGCGAAGCTCGCCGAGGCGATCGGGTACGACGACCGGATCGGCAAGAAGTTCCTGCGGGCCGGGATCGGCTTCGGGGGCGGGTGTCTGCCCAAGGACATCCGGGCGTTCATGGCACGTGCGGGTGAGCTGGGCGCCGACCAGGCGCTGACCTTCCTGCGCGAGATCGACTCGATCAACATGCGCCAGCGCGGCCAGATGGTGGAGCTGGCCCGGCAGGCGCTGGGCGGCGGTCCGTTCCTCGGGAAGCGGGTCGCGGTGCTCGGCGCCACCTTCAAGCCCGACTCGGACGACGTCCGTGACTCGCCGGCCCTCAACGTCGCCGGGCAGATCCACCTCCAGGGCGGCCAGGTGACGGTGTACGACCCGAAGGGCATGGACAACGCCCGGCGGCTCTTCCCGACGCTCGCGTACGCCGACACGGCCCTGGAGGCTGTGCGGGGCGCGGATGCCGTACTGCACCTGACCGAGTGGCGGGAGTTCCGCGAGCTGGACCCGGCGGTGCTGGGCGAGGCGGTGGCCCACCGGCTCGTCCTGGACGGGCGCAACGCCCTCGACCCGGCGGTGTGGCGGAAGGCCGGCTGGACGTACCGGGCGATGGGGCGGCCCACCGCCTGA
- a CDS encoding acyl-CoA dehydrogenase, which translates to MAGSADFDLYRPSEEHDMLRDAIRSLAEAKILPYAAAVDEEARFPQEAHDALVANDLHAVHVPESYGGAGADALATVIVIEEVARVCASSSLIPAVNKLGSLPVILSGSEELKKKYMTPLAKGEGMFSYCLSEPDAGSDAAGMKTRAVRDGDFYVLNGVKRWITNAGESEYYTVMAVTDPTKRSKGISAFVVEKSDEGVSFGAPEKKLGIKGSPTREVYLDNVRIPADRMIGEEGTGFATAMKTLDHTRITIAAQALGIAQGALDYAKGYVKERKQFGKPIADFQGIQFMLADMAMKIEAARQLTYAAAAKSQRGDKDLTFQGAAAKCFASDVAMEVTTDAVQLLGGYGYTRDYPVERMMRDAKITQIYEGTNQVQRIVMARNLP; encoded by the coding sequence TTGGCCGGATCGGCTGATTTCGACCTGTACCGCCCGTCGGAGGAGCACGACATGCTCCGTGACGCGATCCGCTCCCTGGCCGAGGCGAAGATCTTGCCGTACGCCGCGGCGGTGGACGAGGAGGCCCGCTTCCCCCAGGAGGCCCATGACGCGCTGGTGGCCAACGATCTGCACGCGGTGCACGTACCGGAGTCGTACGGCGGCGCGGGCGCGGACGCGCTGGCGACCGTGATCGTGATCGAGGAGGTCGCGCGGGTGTGCGCCTCCTCGTCCCTGATCCCGGCGGTGAACAAGCTCGGCTCCCTGCCCGTGATCCTCTCCGGCTCGGAGGAGCTGAAGAAGAAGTACATGACACCGCTCGCCAAGGGCGAGGGCATGTTCTCGTACTGCCTCTCGGAGCCCGACGCGGGCTCGGACGCGGCAGGCATGAAGACGAGGGCGGTCCGCGACGGCGACTTCTACGTCCTCAACGGCGTGAAGCGCTGGATCACCAACGCGGGCGAGTCCGAGTACTACACGGTGATGGCCGTGACCGACCCGACAAAGCGCAGCAAGGGCATTTCGGCCTTCGTGGTCGAGAAGTCCGACGAGGGCGTCTCCTTCGGCGCCCCGGAGAAGAAGCTCGGTATCAAGGGCAGCCCGACCCGCGAGGTCTACCTCGACAACGTCCGCATCCCGGCCGACCGCATGATCGGTGAGGAGGGCACGGGCTTCGCCACCGCGATGAAGACCCTGGACCACACCCGCATCACGATCGCCGCGCAGGCCCTGGGCATCGCGCAGGGCGCCCTCGACTACGCCAAGGGGTACGTCAAGGAGCGCAAGCAGTTCGGCAAGCCGATCGCCGACTTCCAGGGCATCCAGTTCATGCTCGCCGACATGGCGATGAAGATCGAGGCGGCCCGGCAGCTCACGTACGCGGCGGCGGCCAAGTCCCAGCGCGGCGACAAGGACCTCACCTTCCAGGGCGCGGCGGCGAAGTGCTTCGCGTCGGACGTGGCGATGGAGGTCACCACGGACGCGGTCCAGTTGCTGGGCGGCTACGGCTACACCCGCGACTACCCGGTCGAGCGCATGATGCGCGACGCCAAGATCACACAGATCTACGAAGGCACCAACCAGGTCCAGCGGATCGTGATGGCCCGCAACCTGCCGTAA
- a CDS encoding LCP family protein has product MNDWPDAWSDDNRNNRYGRGSANAQPEGARVMRQVQRGQGGPGGQNPAAPPYGGGVPQQQPYAGDQGQGQDPYGNGYDSGYNTGQVYGGAPHAGGQGGGPGGPGAMGSGGHGPRSAPDWRKRIKWTAITVVTLLVVVSVGTYFWADGKLNRQVDLSKVIDRPDEGKGTNYLIVGSDSREGMSAEEKKALHTGSAEGKRTDSMMILHTGDNGPTLISLPRDSDVEIPTFVGSESGKTYKGTGKHTKLNAAYATDGPELLVRTVEFNTGLRIDHYVEIGFAGFANIVDAVGGVELTIPKGGMKDTKSGANFTAGKQTLNGEQALAFVRTRYALAGSDLDRTKNQQKFLAALASQTATPGTILNPFKLYPTMSAGLDTLIVDKDMSLFDLGDMFWAMKGVTGGDGKSMNMPISGSTGSNLVWDKAKVKTLVNELKNDEKVTVSGN; this is encoded by the coding sequence ATGAACGATTGGCCCGATGCGTGGTCCGACGACAACCGCAACAACCGCTACGGACGCGGCAGCGCGAACGCACAGCCCGAGGGTGCGCGCGTGATGCGGCAGGTCCAGCGCGGCCAAGGCGGCCCGGGAGGCCAGAACCCGGCCGCCCCGCCGTACGGCGGCGGGGTGCCGCAGCAGCAGCCGTACGCCGGTGACCAGGGCCAAGGCCAGGATCCTTACGGCAACGGCTATGACAGCGGGTACAACACCGGCCAGGTCTACGGCGGCGCTCCGCACGCCGGCGGCCAGGGCGGCGGGCCGGGCGGCCCCGGTGCCATGGGAAGCGGCGGCCACGGGCCCCGCTCCGCCCCGGACTGGCGCAAGCGCATCAAGTGGACCGCGATCACGGTGGTCACACTCCTCGTCGTGGTGTCCGTCGGTACGTACTTCTGGGCCGACGGGAAGCTGAACCGCCAGGTCGACCTGTCCAAGGTCATCGACCGGCCGGACGAGGGCAAGGGCACCAACTATCTGATCGTCGGTTCCGACAGCCGCGAGGGCATGTCGGCCGAGGAGAAGAAGGCGCTCCACACCGGGTCCGCCGAGGGCAAGCGCACCGACTCGATGATGATCCTGCACACCGGCGACAACGGCCCGACGCTCATCTCCCTCCCCCGTGACTCGGACGTGGAGATCCCGACGTTCGTCGGCTCCGAGTCCGGCAAGACGTACAAGGGCACCGGCAAGCACACGAAGCTGAACGCGGCGTACGCGACGGACGGGCCGGAACTGCTCGTCCGTACGGTCGAGTTCAACACGGGCCTGCGCATCGACCACTACGTGGAGATCGGCTTCGCCGGCTTCGCGAACATCGTGGACGCGGTCGGCGGCGTGGAGCTGACCATCCCCAAGGGCGGGATGAAGGACACGAAGTCCGGCGCCAACTTCACGGCGGGCAAGCAGACCCTCAACGGCGAGCAGGCCCTGGCCTTCGTCCGTACCCGGTACGCCCTCGCGGGCAGCGACCTCGACCGTACGAAGAACCAGCAGAAGTTCCTCGCGGCGCTGGCGAGCCAGACCGCGACGCCGGGCACGATCCTGAACCCCTTCAAGCTGTACCCGACGATGAGCGCGGGCCTCGACACCCTGATCGTCGACAAGGACATGAGCCTGTTCGACCTGGGCGACATGTTCTGGGCGATGAAGGGCGTCACGGGCGGCGACGGCAAGTCCATGAACATGCCGATCTCGGGCTCGACCGGCAGCAACCTCGTCTGGGACAAGGCGAAGGTGAAGACGCTGGTGAACGAGCTGAAGAACGACGAGAAGGTCACGGTCTCCGGCAACTGA
- a CDS encoding acyl-CoA thioesterase, whose translation MTDQATGAEEAPPGKPTSASRTTLSHIMTNADTNLLGTVHGGVIMKLVDDAAGAVAGRHSGGPAVTASMDEMAFLEPVRVGDLVHVKAQVNWTGRTSMEVGVRVLAERWNESTPATQVGSAYLVFAAVDAEGKPRIVPPVLPETERDERRCQEAQIRRTHRLARRRAIMELRERRAAEGLDD comes from the coding sequence ATGACAGACCAGGCCACCGGGGCAGAAGAGGCACCCCCGGGCAAGCCGACCTCCGCCTCCCGGACCACCCTCAGCCACATCATGACGAACGCCGACACCAACCTCCTGGGCACGGTGCACGGCGGTGTGATCATGAAGCTGGTCGACGACGCGGCCGGCGCGGTGGCCGGCCGGCACAGCGGCGGGCCCGCGGTCACCGCGTCGATGGACGAGATGGCGTTCCTGGAGCCGGTGCGGGTGGGTGACCTGGTCCATGTGAAAGCCCAGGTCAACTGGACCGGCCGGACCTCGATGGAGGTCGGGGTACGGGTCCTGGCCGAACGCTGGAACGAGTCGACGCCGGCGACACAGGTCGGCTCGGCCTACCTGGTCTTCGCGGCGGTCGACGCCGAGGGCAAGCCGCGCATCGTCCCTCCGGTCCTCCCGGAGACGGAACGCGACGAGCGCCGCTGTCAGGAGGCCCAGATCCGCCGCACGCACCGGTTGGCGAGGCGGCGGGCGATCATGGAGCTGAGGGAACGGAGAGCGGCGGAGGGCCTGGACGACTGA
- a CDS encoding LCP family protein has protein sequence MPASPASPRSPGSPQRRPRPSSGRPRPPVRRKKPRWAMRAVTTLSVVVLAAAGIGHAVVTSLDADIARVDPFKDMKNRPRAGHGMNVLLVGTDSREKISEAERRKYRLGGAPCHCTDTMMIVHISEDRERASVVSLPRDSYAVTPPHTDRTTGQRHGGHVIKLNAAYAEGGPNLTVRTVEHMTHVKIDHYLEIDFTSFMKTVDVLGGVEICTTKPLKDSYTGLNLTAGEHELNGGEALQYVRSRHADGSSDLGRMQRQQRFMAALIAQSTSSGVLLNPMKFRDITRAVLGSVRADKEFGTGELLDLGRAMRNFSPSSSEFTTVPIGRMGYAVKGIGSTLKWDEAKAGRLFRALREDEPLSVRKGGRGGGRSGAPVRVEVAPQQIRVQVENGTRTVGLGQKVDRALAAAGFRTTRVPVNARERGAVTRTVIAYDPRWDRSARSLAAALPGSSLRVVRGQGAVLKVTVGADHQGVRKVRVGEFGVTTGDEVECR, from the coding sequence ATGCCCGCGTCCCCCGCATCCCCTCGCTCCCCCGGTTCCCCGCAGCGCCGGCCACGGCCGTCGTCCGGGCGTCCGCGTCCCCCCGTACGGCGGAAGAAGCCCCGTTGGGCCATGCGGGCGGTGACGACGCTGTCCGTCGTGGTGCTCGCAGCGGCCGGGATCGGGCACGCGGTGGTCACCAGCCTCGACGCCGACATCGCCCGGGTCGACCCCTTCAAGGACATGAAGAACCGTCCTCGGGCCGGTCACGGCATGAACGTGCTGCTGGTCGGTACGGACAGCCGGGAGAAGATCAGCGAGGCGGAGCGGCGCAAGTACCGGCTCGGCGGGGCTCCCTGCCACTGCACCGACACGATGATGATCGTGCACATCTCGGAGGACCGGGAGCGGGCGAGTGTGGTCAGCCTGCCGCGCGACTCGTACGCGGTGACGCCCCCGCACACCGACCGGACGACCGGACAGCGGCACGGCGGACATGTCATCAAGCTGAACGCGGCGTACGCGGAGGGCGGTCCGAACCTCACCGTGCGGACGGTGGAGCACATGACGCACGTCAAGATCGACCACTACCTGGAGATCGACTTCACCAGCTTCATGAAGACGGTCGATGTGCTGGGCGGCGTCGAGATCTGTACGACGAAGCCGTTGAAGGACTCGTACACCGGGCTGAACCTGACTGCCGGGGAGCATGAGCTCAACGGCGGGGAGGCGTTGCAGTACGTGCGTTCACGGCACGCCGACGGCTCCTCCGACCTGGGGCGGATGCAGCGCCAGCAGCGGTTCATGGCGGCGCTGATCGCGCAGTCCACGTCGTCCGGAGTGCTGCTGAACCCGATGAAGTTCCGGGACATCACCCGGGCGGTGCTCGGGTCGGTGCGGGCGGACAAGGAGTTCGGCACGGGTGAGCTGCTGGACCTCGGGCGGGCCATGCGGAACTTCTCCCCGTCGTCGTCCGAGTTCACGACCGTGCCGATCGGGCGGATGGGGTACGCCGTGAAGGGCATCGGTTCGACGTTGAAGTGGGACGAGGCGAAGGCGGGACGGCTGTTCCGGGCGCTGCGGGAGGACGAGCCGTTGTCGGTGCGGAAGGGCGGTCGCGGCGGCGGTCGGAGCGGGGCGCCGGTGCGGGTCGAGGTGGCGCCGCAGCAGATCCGGGTGCAGGTCGAGAACGGGACGCGCACGGTGGGGCTGGGACAGAAGGTGGACCGGGCGCTGGCCGCAGCGGGGTTCCGGACGACCCGGGTGCCGGTGAACGCGCGGGAGCGGGGTGCTGTGACGCGGACGGTGATCGCGTACGACCCCCGGTGGGACCGGTCCGCGAGGTCGCTGGCTGCCGCGTTGCCGGGGAGTTCGCTGCGGGTGGTGCGGGGGCAGGGGGCGGTGCTGAAGGTGACTGTCGGGGCGGACCACCAGGGGGTGCGGAAGGTTCGGGTCGGGGAGTTCGGGGTGACCACGGGGGACGAGGTGGAGTGTCGGTGA
- a CDS encoding glycosyltransferase family 2 protein, whose translation MNAKPDVQLPAVSVIMPVLDEERHLRGAVQAILAQEYAGEMEVVIALGPSTDRTDEIAAELVRETAGTSKRVHTVPNPTGRTPAALNAAIKASRHPVVVRVDGHGMLSPDYISTAVRLLDETGAQNVGGIMHAEGENAWEHAVAAAMTSKIGVGNAAFHTGGTAGPAETVYLGVFRRAALEQQGGYNVEFIRAQDWELNFRIREAGGLIWFSPELRVSYRPRPSVRALAKQYKDYGRWRHVVARYHEGSINLRYLAPPTAVLAIAAGVVLGAVLTPWAFLVPGGYLAAIAAGSVPAGKGLSLKARLQIPVALATMHMCWGWGFLTSPKSLARKVIAARRPAVLDGANAA comes from the coding sequence ATGAACGCCAAGCCCGACGTGCAGCTGCCCGCCGTGTCCGTGATCATGCCCGTCCTCGACGAGGAGCGGCATCTGCGCGGAGCCGTCCAAGCGATCCTCGCCCAGGAGTACGCGGGCGAGATGGAGGTCGTCATCGCCCTCGGTCCGTCCACGGACCGCACGGACGAGATCGCCGCCGAGCTGGTCCGCGAAACGGCCGGTACGAGCAAACGCGTCCACACGGTCCCCAACCCGACCGGCCGTACGCCCGCCGCGCTGAACGCCGCGATCAAGGCCTCCCGCCACCCCGTCGTCGTACGCGTCGACGGACACGGCATGCTCTCGCCCGACTACATCTCGACCGCCGTACGTCTCCTCGACGAGACCGGCGCGCAGAACGTCGGCGGGATCATGCACGCCGAGGGCGAGAACGCCTGGGAGCACGCGGTGGCCGCCGCGATGACCTCGAAGATCGGGGTCGGCAACGCCGCCTTCCACACGGGAGGCACGGCCGGGCCCGCCGAGACGGTGTACCTCGGTGTCTTCCGGCGCGCCGCCCTTGAGCAACAGGGCGGCTACAACGTGGAGTTCATCCGCGCCCAGGACTGGGAGCTGAACTTCCGGATCCGGGAGGCGGGCGGCCTCATCTGGTTCTCGCCCGAGCTGCGGGTGTCGTACCGCCCGAGGCCCTCCGTGCGCGCGCTGGCCAAGCAGTACAAGGACTACGGCCGTTGGCGCCATGTCGTGGCCCGCTACCACGAGGGTTCCATCAACCTGCGCTACCTCGCCCCGCCCACCGCCGTGCTGGCGATAGCGGCGGGCGTGGTGCTGGGCGCCGTACTGACACCGTGGGCCTTCCTGGTGCCCGGCGGCTACCTCGCGGCCATCGCGGCGGGTTCGGTCCCGGCCGGCAAGGGCCTCTCGCTGAAGGCCCGGCTGCAGATCCCGGTCGCCCTCGCCACCATGCACATGTGCTGGGGCTGGGGCTTCCTGACGAGCCCGAAGTCGCTTGCCCGCAAGGTGATCGCGGCTCGTCGGCCGGCGGTGCTGGACGGCGCGAACGCGGCCTGA
- a CDS encoding LCP family protein, translating to MTQSSVHGEGTRPGVRPARVPGQRDGSHEQESDSGGDSGGGSGNGGGPAGRQRRPGRRKVLRWSAATLSVLILATAGVGYLYYEHLNSNIQKGKRSTGDSKAEKTEANAAGQTPLNILLIGSDSRGSDANVALGGDRANRGNPPLGDVQMLLHVSADRKSAAVVSIPRDTRVDIPKCTDPDTGEKFAATNAIINTSLARGGAGCTLATWENLTGVYIDHWMTIDFAGVVKMADAIGGVEVCVKQNVWDRPLPNVSGGSGLKLTAGKHKVQGKQALQWLRTRHAFYSDLGRAKAQHMYMNSMIRTLKAQNVFTDAGRLTGLAEAATKSLTVSEELGTVKELYDLGMQLKSVPTDRITMTTIPTVVDSQNANHLVTADADAETMWTMLRDDIAFDDKGGSAATKAPTAAASATASTDPAADPGQIGVLVRNGTRTATLGAVGGRATAISQILSAKGFTNAGADTSGSLSVEKTVVNYPSADLAGDAQLVAKSLGIPASSVKKSTDVSGVTVTVGADWREGKAYPKQTAPKAGQLPATADKVVGSDTGACMEVYSPYRW from the coding sequence ATGACGCAGAGCAGTGTGCACGGGGAGGGGACGCGACCAGGCGTCCGGCCTGCTCGGGTTCCGGGGCAGCGGGACGGCTCGCACGAGCAGGAGAGCGACTCCGGCGGCGACAGCGGTGGCGGTAGCGGTAACGGTGGCGGTCCGGCGGGAAGACAGCGGCGGCCCGGCAGGCGCAAGGTGCTGCGCTGGTCGGCGGCGACCCTCTCGGTGCTGATACTCGCCACCGCCGGTGTCGGATACCTGTACTACGAGCACCTGAACAGCAACATCCAGAAGGGCAAGCGCAGCACCGGCGACTCCAAGGCGGAGAAGACCGAGGCGAACGCGGCCGGGCAGACTCCGCTGAACATCCTGCTGATCGGCTCGGACAGCCGTGGCTCCGACGCCAACGTGGCACTGGGCGGTGACAGGGCCAACCGGGGCAACCCGCCGCTGGGCGACGTCCAGATGCTGCTCCACGTCTCCGCCGACCGCAAGAGCGCGGCCGTGGTGAGCATTCCGCGCGACACCCGCGTCGACATACCGAAGTGCACGGACCCCGACACCGGGGAGAAGTTCGCGGCGACCAACGCGATCATCAACACCTCGCTGGCCCGGGGCGGCGCCGGCTGCACGCTGGCCACCTGGGAGAACCTCACCGGGGTCTACATCGACCACTGGATGACGATCGACTTCGCGGGCGTGGTGAAGATGGCCGACGCCATCGGCGGTGTCGAGGTCTGTGTGAAGCAGAACGTGTGGGACCGCCCGCTGCCCAACGTGTCCGGCGGCTCCGGGCTCAAGCTCACGGCCGGCAAGCACAAGGTCCAGGGCAAGCAGGCGCTGCAGTGGCTGCGTACCCGGCATGCCTTCTACAGCGACCTGGGGCGTGCCAAGGCCCAGCACATGTACATGAACTCGATGATCCGCACGCTGAAGGCGCAGAACGTCTTCACGGACGCCGGACGGCTCACCGGTCTGGCCGAGGCGGCCACCAAGTCCCTGACGGTGTCCGAGGAGTTGGGCACGGTCAAGGAGCTGTACGACCTGGGCATGCAGCTCAAGTCGGTGCCGACCGACCGCATCACGATGACGACGATCCCGACCGTCGTGGACTCCCAGAACGCGAACCATCTGGTGACGGCCGACGCCGACGCCGAGACGATGTGGACGATGCTCCGCGACGACATCGCCTTCGACGACAAGGGCGGCAGCGCGGCGACGAAGGCCCCGACGGCAGCGGCCTCGGCGACCGCCTCCACGGACCCGGCGGCCGATCCCGGGCAGATCGGCGTGCTCGTGCGGAACGGCACCCGGACGGCCACCCTCGGCGCGGTCGGCGGCCGGGCGACCGCGATCAGCCAGATCCTCTCGGCCAAGGGCTTCACCAACGCGGGGGCGGACACGTCCGGTTCGCTGTCCGTGGAGAAGACGGTCGTGAACTACCCGAGCGCCGACCTGGCGGGCGACGCCCAGCTCGTCGCCAAGTCCCTCGGGATTCCGGCGAGTTCGGTGAAGAAGTCGACGGACGTCTCGGGTGTGACGGTGACCGTGGGCGCCGACTGGCGTGAGGGCAAGGCCTATCCGAAGCAGACCGCGCCGAAGGCCGGTCAACTGCCCGCCACCGCCGACAAGGTGGTCGGTTCGGACACCGGCGCCTGTATGGAGGTCTACTCCCCCTATCGCTGGTAG
- a CDS encoding LCP family protein encodes MDAQGRGRADDIDPADQWVLNPSTGEYELRLTPSAPQSAVPGPRRAAPANAGAGRGRSAAPERERERETHGVPGTPGQVPPPRRRRGAPEEPLPGRRRSRAPEKKKSKAKKVLLWTGGTMAFVMVAAAAGGYLYLKHLEGNVQTTDVGTAGKSGFSKDEAFNILIIGTDKRTGAGNEKYGDAGSVGHADTTILLHVSKDRTNATALSIPRDLIVDVPDCPTIKSDGTEEIIRGTQNVRFNTSLGQDGRDPGCTMRTVKEVTGISPDHFMMADFNAVKTLTTAVGGVEVCVTKAVKDKESKLNLPAGKSTVEGEQALAFVRTRHSFGNQGDLDRIKVQQQFLSSLMRKMASSDTLTNPAKLLKLAEAATKALTVDTGLGKVSTLKDVALELKKVPTKNITFMTVPVVDNPAEKVRATVVVGPTAPEVFNAIANDVSFTTVKQQKAKEAAAVAARLKGTKSAAADVRVRILNGGAVGGSAQAVLNYLQNDEGVTKSENAGNAPAEIAKTTLEYAPDQADQARRLAAIMGLSGSAMKPGKSVTNAQGLPTMTLTLGKDFKGAGVSLTAPAKAPTVEGQSTANKVQCAS; translated from the coding sequence GTGGACGCGCAAGGCCGTGGGCGGGCGGACGACATCGACCCCGCAGACCAGTGGGTGCTCAACCCGAGCACCGGCGAATACGAACTGCGACTGACTCCCTCCGCACCGCAATCAGCGGTCCCGGGACCTCGTCGAGCTGCGCCTGCCAACGCGGGCGCGGGACGCGGGCGTTCGGCGGCACCGGAGCGGGAGCGCGAGCGAGAGACGCACGGGGTGCCCGGCACGCCCGGGCAGGTACCGCCGCCGAGACGGCGCCGCGGTGCGCCCGAGGAGCCACTGCCCGGGCGACGCCGCTCACGGGCCCCGGAGAAGAAGAAGTCGAAGGCCAAGAAGGTGCTGCTCTGGACGGGCGGGACCATGGCCTTCGTCATGGTGGCCGCCGCCGCCGGTGGCTACTTGTACCTCAAGCACCTTGAGGGCAACGTCCAGACGACGGATGTCGGAACGGCGGGCAAGTCCGGCTTCAGCAAGGACGAGGCCTTCAACATCCTCATCATCGGCACGGACAAGCGCACGGGTGCGGGCAACGAGAAGTACGGCGACGCGGGCAGCGTCGGGCACGCGGACACGACGATCCTGCTGCACGTCTCCAAGGACCGGACGAACGCGACCGCACTGAGCATTCCGCGCGACCTGATCGTCGACGTCCCGGACTGTCCGACGATCAAGTCCGACGGGACCGAGGAGATCATCCGGGGCACCCAGAACGTCCGCTTCAACACCAGCCTCGGGCAGGACGGGCGCGACCCCGGCTGCACCATGCGCACGGTGAAGGAGGTCACGGGCATCTCTCCGGACCACTTCATGATGGCCGACTTCAACGCGGTGAAGACGCTGACGACGGCGGTGGGCGGGGTCGAGGTCTGCGTGACCAAGGCCGTCAAGGACAAGGAATCGAAGCTGAATCTGCCCGCCGGCAAGTCGACGGTCGAGGGAGAGCAGGCGCTCGCCTTCGTCCGTACGCGGCACAGCTTCGGCAACCAGGGCGACCTGGACCGGATCAAGGTGCAGCAGCAGTTCCTCAGCTCGCTGATGCGCAAGATGGCTTCCAGCGACACCCTGACCAACCCGGCCAAGCTGCTGAAGCTCGCCGAGGCGGCCACCAAGGCGCTGACCGTGGACACCGGCCTCGGCAAGGTCTCCACGCTGAAGGACGTCGCGCTCGAACTGAAGAAGGTGCCGACGAAGAACATCACCTTCATGACCGTCCCGGTGGTCGACAACCCGGCGGAGAAGGTCCGGGCGACGGTCGTCGTCGGTCCGACGGCTCCCGAGGTGTTCAACGCGATCGCGAACGACGTGTCGTTCACCACGGTCAAGCAGCAGAAGGCGAAGGAGGCGGCTGCCGTCGCCGCCCGCCTCAAGGGCACCAAGTCCGCCGCCGCCGACGTGCGGGTCCGGATCCTGAACGGCGGTGCCGTCGGCGGCTCCGCACAGGCTGTTCTTAACTACCTGCAGAATGATGAGGGCGTGACGAAGTCCGAGAACGCGGGCAACGCTCCGGCGGAGATCGCGAAGACGACGCTGGAGTACGCGCCCGACCAGGCCGACCAGGCCCGACGGCTGGCCGCCATCATGGGGCTGTCCGGTTCGGCGATGAAGCCCGGCAAGAGTGTGACGAACGCCCAGGGGCTGCCGACCATGACGCTGACCCTGGGCAAGGACTTCAAGGGGGCCGGCGTCTCGCTCACCGCGCCGGCGAAGGCACCGACCGTGGAGGGACAGTCCACGGCGAACAAGGTGCAGTGCGCCAGCTGA